Proteins encoded by one window of Pseudonocardia sp. HH130629-09:
- a CDS encoding deoxyguanosinetriphosphate triphosphohydrolase — MTLQHAPVDPGYTAADAERRHPEAPKGSGLGERGRVERRSPYSRDRARVLHSAALRRLAGKTQVVGPGEGAEVSGIPRTRLTHSLEVAQIGRGIAEELGLDPDVVDAAGLAHDIGHPPFGHNGERALDVAGADCGGFEGNAQTLRILTRLEPKARSGDGRVPGGLNLTRATLDAATKYPWPRRGAERKFGAYADDLPALEWVRAGARPGVRSMEAQVMDWADDVAYSVHDVEDAVHAGRMDLTVLSSPAERAALAVEASLRFGEDEGACAEAAARLDALPVVRAVRGFDAATAAGDDLVAMKRMTSELVGRFALAATDATLDTYGDAPLARHRADLVVPVVAVAEVVVLKALATRYVMSDPRRLAMQSRQRDLLHDLVAALYDRGPDALDPARAENWSVAPDDRSRLRVVIDQVATLTDPQAHAWHLTLCRP, encoded by the coding sequence ATGACCCTCCAGCACGCCCCGGTCGACCCGGGATACACCGCCGCCGACGCGGAGCGCCGCCATCCGGAGGCACCGAAGGGCTCCGGGCTGGGGGAGCGCGGCCGCGTCGAGCGGCGCAGCCCCTACTCCCGCGACCGGGCCCGGGTGCTGCACTCCGCGGCGCTGCGCCGGCTGGCGGGCAAGACCCAGGTGGTCGGGCCGGGGGAGGGTGCCGAGGTCAGCGGCATCCCGCGGACCCGGCTGACGCACTCGCTCGAGGTCGCCCAGATCGGCCGCGGCATCGCCGAGGAGCTGGGGCTCGACCCCGACGTCGTCGACGCCGCCGGGCTGGCCCACGACATCGGCCACCCGCCGTTCGGGCACAACGGTGAGCGTGCGCTCGACGTCGCGGGAGCCGACTGCGGCGGGTTCGAGGGCAACGCCCAGACCCTGCGCATCCTGACCCGCCTGGAGCCCAAGGCCCGCTCCGGCGACGGCCGCGTCCCCGGCGGGCTCAACCTGACCCGGGCGACCCTGGACGCCGCCACCAAGTACCCGTGGCCGCGCCGCGGCGCGGAGCGCAAGTTCGGTGCCTACGCCGACGACCTGCCGGCCCTGGAGTGGGTGCGCGCCGGGGCACGGCCGGGGGTGCGGAGCATGGAGGCCCAGGTGATGGACTGGGCCGACGACGTCGCCTACTCGGTGCACGACGTCGAGGACGCGGTGCACGCCGGCCGGATGGACCTGACGGTGCTGTCCTCGCCGGCCGAGCGCGCGGCGCTCGCGGTGGAGGCGTCGCTGCGCTTCGGCGAGGACGAGGGCGCCTGTGCCGAGGCCGCCGCCCGGCTCGACGCGCTGCCGGTGGTCCGCGCGGTCCGCGGCTTCGACGCCGCCACCGCCGCGGGCGACGACCTGGTCGCGATGAAGCGGATGACCTCCGAGCTGGTCGGCCGGTTCGCCCTCGCCGCGACCGACGCGACCCTGGACACCTACGGCGACGCGCCGCTGGCCCGGCACCGCGCGGACCTGGTGGTGCCGGTCGTCGCCGTGGCGGAGGTCGTGGTGCTCAAGGCGCTGGCCACCCGCTACGTGATGAGCGACCCGCGGCGGCTGGCGATGCAGTCCCGCCAGCGCGACCTGCTGCACGACCTCGTCGCGGCGCTGTACGACCGGGGGCCCGACGCCCTCGACCCGGCCCGCGCGGAGAACTGGAGCGTCGCCCCCGACGACCGGTCGCGGCTGCGCGTCGTGATCGACCAGGTCGCGACGCTGACCGACCCGCAGGCGCACGCCTGGCACCTCACCCTCTGCCGGCCCTGA
- a CDS encoding YdcF family protein: protein MTWGARLLVGGLVMLVAVVGVTALRVWQVARDDDQRPSDAVVVLGAAQYNGEPSAVLANRLKHAEQLWRDGVAPRIVTVGGGRTGDRYTEAEASRDWLVEQGVPSSAVEAVPEGADTLGSLQAVAATARQQGWSSALLVSDPWHSLRARTMARDAGLEAYTSPTRSGPIVQTRETQLRYIYRETGALLFYELTHASVDTASSGLG, encoded by the coding sequence ATGACCTGGGGCGCGCGGCTGCTCGTCGGCGGTCTGGTCATGCTCGTCGCGGTGGTCGGGGTGACCGCACTGCGGGTGTGGCAGGTCGCCCGGGACGACGACCAGCGTCCCAGCGACGCCGTCGTCGTGCTCGGCGCGGCCCAGTACAACGGCGAGCCCAGCGCGGTTCTGGCCAACCGGCTCAAGCACGCCGAGCAGCTGTGGCGCGACGGCGTGGCCCCGCGGATCGTCACCGTCGGCGGCGGTCGCACGGGGGACCGGTACACCGAGGCCGAGGCCAGCCGGGACTGGCTGGTCGAGCAGGGCGTGCCGTCCTCGGCGGTCGAGGCCGTCCCCGAGGGTGCGGACACGCTCGGCAGCCTGCAGGCGGTCGCGGCGACCGCGCGGCAGCAGGGCTGGTCCTCGGCCCTGCTGGTGTCCGACCCGTGGCACAGCCTGCGTGCCCGCACCATGGCGCGCGACGCCGGGCTGGAGGCCTACACCTCCCCGACACGCAGCGGCCCGATCGTGCAGACCCGGGAGACCCAGCTGCGCTACATCTACCGCGAGACCGGCGCGCTGTTGTTCTACGAGCTGACCCACGCCTCGGTCGACACTGCGAGCAGCGGGCTGGGATGA
- a CDS encoding XdhC family protein — translation MSTSATSSAARPPADPRRELGAALRRWAVTGGTGIGVVRVLDRHGFGPVESGQLVAGTTDGEVGGLLYLGALDDSAHPLAVEAASGAATVREAHVGESSAVAAGLACAGGATLLAHPLAAGPAAALGEALETGRPAALLSVVDTGAALVLTGPGLEEATGDLGGVTAAAAEQTRALLRRGATATERLDVDGTAVLVDLLVPVPSVLVVGEGALGAALQAQAGLLGWSARTVTTVEDARAAVAAFTEADVLVLLDHAPAFDAVLLDGLAHGRGFLGALGSRRTQAARRERLLAAGVTEDTLAAVHGPVGLDLGARTPAETAVSIVAQVVALRAGRSASALASSAGRIGG, via the coding sequence GTGAGCACCTCGGCGACCTCCTCCGCGGCACGGCCACCGGCCGACCCCCGTCGTGAGCTGGGCGCGGCCCTGCGCCGCTGGGCGGTGACCGGCGGGACGGGGATCGGTGTCGTCCGGGTGCTCGACCGGCACGGGTTCGGCCCCGTCGAGTCCGGCCAGCTGGTCGCGGGCACCACCGACGGCGAGGTCGGCGGCCTGCTCTACCTCGGCGCCCTCGACGACTCCGCGCATCCGCTCGCCGTCGAGGCGGCGTCCGGGGCGGCGACGGTGCGCGAGGCACACGTGGGGGAGTCCTCCGCGGTCGCGGCCGGGCTCGCCTGCGCGGGCGGGGCGACGTTGCTCGCCCACCCGCTGGCCGCTGGTCCCGCCGCCGCGCTCGGGGAGGCGCTGGAGACCGGGCGGCCCGCCGCGCTGCTGTCGGTCGTGGACACCGGCGCGGCCCTGGTCCTGACCGGGCCCGGCCTGGAGGAGGCCACCGGTGACCTCGGCGGGGTCACCGCCGCGGCGGCCGAGCAGACCCGCGCGCTGCTGCGCCGGGGCGCCACGGCCACCGAGCGGCTCGACGTCGACGGCACCGCGGTGCTGGTCGACCTGCTGGTGCCGGTCCCGTCGGTGCTGGTCGTCGGCGAGGGGGCGCTCGGCGCGGCGCTGCAGGCCCAGGCCGGTCTGCTCGGCTGGAGCGCCCGCACCGTCACCACCGTCGAGGACGCGCGTGCCGCCGTCGCCGCCTTCACCGAGGCCGACGTGCTGGTGCTGCTCGACCACGCCCCGGCCTTCGACGCGGTCCTGCTCGACGGCCTGGCCCACGGCCGTGGGTTCCTCGGGGCGCTCGGCTCGCGGCGCACCCAGGCCGCGCGCCGCGAGCGGCTGCTCGCCGCCGGGGTCACCGAGGACACCCTGGCCGCGGTGCACGGGCCGGTCGGTCTCGACCTCGGTGCCCGCACCCCGGCCGAGACCGCGGTGTCGATCGTCGCCCAGGTCGTCGCGCTGCGCGCCGGGCGCTCGGCGTCGGCGCTCGCCTCCTCGGCCGGTCGGATCGGCGGATGA
- a CDS encoding hemolysin family protein: protein MITTILGILLGILVVVAITALTGYFVAQEFGYMAVDRSRLKARAAEGDTGATRALDITRRTSFMLSGAQLGITVTGLLVGYVSEPLIGNGIAELLGLADVPQGVGLAIGITFALLFATVVQMVFGELFPKNLAIARPEPVARWLALSTKTYLALFGWLIRIFDAASNALLRALRIEPVHDVEHSATPRDLEAIIDDSKDSGDLNPELATLLDRAVDFGDRTARAAMIPRPRVSWVRSDATVESLIGQMAASHSRYPVLGPPADATDTDNALELVGVVCLKDVLALAERDDRPFDQVPVSDLMRAPVLVPSSLPLPQVLAQLRADGEELACVLDEYGGLAGVITVEDVAEELVGEITDEHDQAGTDQALQSDDGWVVPGDRHVDEVGRLIDAELPEGDYQTVGGLVMAELQRLPDVGDAVVVTIPAEGPDDEDRALRLVVQVVDRRVPASVRLEWTEPVTAGSGQDGDEREVRA from the coding sequence GTGATCACCACGATCCTCGGCATCCTCCTGGGTATCCTGGTCGTCGTCGCGATCACCGCGCTGACCGGCTACTTCGTGGCCCAGGAGTTCGGCTACATGGCCGTCGACCGGTCCCGCCTCAAGGCCCGCGCGGCCGAGGGCGACACCGGCGCGACCCGCGCCCTCGACATCACCCGACGCACCTCGTTCATGCTGTCGGGCGCCCAGCTCGGCATCACCGTCACCGGTCTGCTCGTCGGTTACGTCTCCGAGCCGCTGATCGGCAACGGCATCGCCGAGCTGCTCGGTCTGGCCGACGTGCCGCAGGGGGTCGGCCTGGCGATCGGCATCACCTTCGCGCTGCTGTTCGCGACCGTCGTCCAGATGGTCTTCGGCGAGCTGTTCCCGAAGAACCTCGCCATCGCCCGGCCGGAGCCGGTCGCACGCTGGCTGGCGCTGTCCACCAAGACCTACCTCGCCCTGTTCGGCTGGCTCATCCGGATCTTCGACGCCGCGTCCAACGCCCTGCTGCGGGCGCTGCGGATCGAACCGGTGCACGACGTCGAGCACTCCGCGACCCCCCGCGACCTCGAGGCGATCATCGACGATTCGAAGGACTCGGGTGACCTCAACCCGGAGCTCGCGACCCTGCTGGACCGCGCGGTCGACTTCGGCGACCGCACCGCGCGGGCCGCGATGATCCCGCGGCCGCGGGTGTCCTGGGTGCGGTCCGACGCCACCGTCGAGAGCCTGATCGGGCAGATGGCCGCGTCGCACTCCCGCTATCCGGTGCTCGGGCCGCCCGCCGACGCGACCGACACGGACAACGCGCTGGAGCTGGTCGGCGTGGTCTGCCTGAAGGACGTGCTCGCCCTCGCCGAACGCGACGACCGGCCGTTCGACCAGGTTCCGGTGTCGGACCTGATGCGGGCGCCGGTACTCGTGCCGTCGTCGCTGCCGCTGCCCCAGGTGCTGGCCCAGCTGCGGGCCGACGGCGAGGAGCTGGCCTGCGTACTCGACGAGTACGGCGGCCTCGCCGGTGTCATCACCGTCGAGGACGTCGCCGAGGAGCTCGTCGGTGAGATCACCGACGAACACGACCAGGCCGGGACGGACCAGGCACTGCAGTCCGACGACGGCTGGGTCGTGCCGGGCGACCGGCACGTCGACGAGGTCGGCCGGCTCATCGACGCCGAGCTGCCGGAGGGCGACTACCAGACCGTCGGCGGCCTGGTGATGGCCGAGCTGCAACGGCTCCCGGACGTCGGGGACGCGGTCGTCGTGACCATCCCCGCCGAGGGCCCCGACGACGAGGACCGCGCCCTGCGCCTGGTCGTGCAGGTGGTCGACCGCCGGGTGCCGGCCTCGGTCCGCCTGGAGTGGACCGAGCCGGTGACCGCCGGTTCCGGGCAGGACGGCGACGAGCGGGAGGTCCGGGCATGA
- a CDS encoding hemolysin family protein: MSAFEIVASILLVAASAFFVAVEFALVAARNYRLEEAAQTSASARAALRSAKDISLLLAGSQLGITLCVLGLGAITKPAVDYALRPVLEGWGLPGGIAGVASFVISLTVVTFLHLVVGEMAPKSWAISHPEKSAIMLAIPMRAFMVVARPLLLLLNGVANRCLRMCGVEPVDEMASGRNADDLRQLVDHSAKTGTLDEGRRNQLVTALELERTPLGDLAREPSGVSADDDVATVQETCRRTGHLRLIVRDGDAPVGYVHVRDTLTRAPGTRARDLMRPVLTLPADTQYHTAVNTMREQRAHLALVESDGRPVGIVTLSDLVERLLPEPV, encoded by the coding sequence ATGAGTGCCTTCGAGATCGTGGCGTCGATCCTGCTCGTCGCGGCGAGCGCGTTCTTCGTGGCCGTCGAGTTCGCGCTCGTCGCCGCCCGGAACTACCGCCTGGAGGAGGCCGCGCAGACCTCGGCCTCGGCGCGCGCGGCGCTGCGCAGCGCCAAGGACATCTCACTGCTCCTGGCGGGGTCCCAGCTCGGGATCACGCTGTGCGTACTGGGACTCGGTGCGATCACCAAGCCGGCCGTGGACTACGCGCTGCGCCCGGTCCTGGAGGGCTGGGGCCTCCCCGGTGGGATCGCGGGGGTGGCCTCGTTCGTCATCTCGCTGACCGTGGTGACGTTCCTGCACCTGGTCGTCGGCGAGATGGCCCCGAAGTCCTGGGCGATCTCGCACCCGGAGAAGTCGGCGATCATGCTGGCGATCCCGATGCGCGCGTTCATGGTGGTGGCCCGGCCGCTGCTGCTCCTGCTCAACGGCGTCGCCAACCGCTGCCTGCGGATGTGCGGGGTCGAGCCGGTGGACGAGATGGCCTCCGGCCGCAACGCCGACGACCTGCGTCAGCTGGTCGACCACTCGGCGAAGACCGGGACCCTCGACGAGGGGCGTCGCAACCAGCTGGTCACCGCGCTGGAGCTGGAACGCACCCCGCTGGGCGACCTCGCACGCGAGCCGTCCGGGGTCTCGGCCGACGACGACGTCGCCACTGTGCAGGAGACCTGCCGGCGCACCGGCCACCTGCGCCTCATCGTGCGCGACGGCGACGCCCCGGTGGGCTACGTGCACGTCCGCGACACGCTGACGCGCGCACCGGGGACCCGGGCCCGCGACCTGATGCGCCCGGTCCTCACCCTGCCGGCGGACACGCAGTACCACACCGCGGTGAACACGATGCGCGAGCAGCGTGCGCACCTGGCGCTGGTGGAGTCCGACGGCCGCCCGGTCGGCATCGTCACCCTGTCCGACCTGGTGGAACGCCTGCTGCCGGAGCCGGTGTAG